In the Patescibacteria group bacterium genome, one interval contains:
- a CDS encoding 50S ribosomal protein L23 — protein MAFSLFRKKQAAPPPKNVSPKKDTLVPIADDQPVKGSEKKAASAQKKTWNQFPLQSESILIHPLLTEKAMQLSASGKYVFEVGRQATKLSIRKAFFNVYGVMPTKIAVIRQDGKEVRYGKHSGRRRHVKKAIITVKKGVSVDIGI, from the coding sequence ATGGCATTTTCATTATTCCGCAAAAAGCAGGCAGCACCTCCGCCAAAAAACGTATCTCCAAAAAAGGATACGCTCGTTCCTATTGCAGACGATCAACCAGTGAAGGGGAGCGAGAAAAAAGCCGCGAGCGCACAAAAGAAAACATGGAACCAATTTCCCCTCCAGTCTGAATCTATTTTGATACACCCACTTCTTACCGAAAAAGCGATGCAATTAAGCGCGAGCGGGAAGTATGTTTTCGAGGTTGGCCGTCAAGCGACAAAGTTATCCATCAGGAAGGCTTTTTTCAATGTGTATGGCGTTATGCCGACAAAAATAGCTGTCATCCGACAGGACGGCAAAGAAGTGCGGTACGGAAAACATTCAGGCAGGCGTCGCCATGTGAAGAAGGCAATTATTACGGTTAAAAAAGGAGTATCAGTAGACATAGGTATATAA
- the rplC gene encoding 50S ribosomal protein L3 → MKLILGKKKSMTQLFDAAGRVQSVTAIHAVPNIVTQVKTKEKDGYDALQLGCGEKKRASKALCGHLKDIPSLHEGRSFWRLKEVRTEHAGIERGNSIDLSLFAVGDHVDVIGWSKGRGYAGVVKRHHFHGQKASHGHKDQERMPGSIGAGGVQHVFKGKRMAGHMGDSRVTVKNLEVVRIDLDQNVLYVRGGVPGSFNGLVLIRAAGTIVSKKSSTQPAEQAPTPSVDTPSEMLETSEAEEQKPQE, encoded by the coding sequence ATGAAACTCATTTTGGGTAAAAAGAAGAGTATGACGCAGTTATTCGATGCCGCAGGCAGAGTACAATCTGTTACGGCAATTCATGCTGTTCCGAATATTGTTACCCAAGTGAAGACAAAAGAAAAAGACGGTTATGATGCGCTGCAGCTTGGCTGTGGCGAAAAAAAGCGTGCGTCAAAAGCGCTTTGCGGCCACCTCAAAGACATTCCGTCATTGCATGAAGGGCGTTCATTTTGGAGATTGAAAGAAGTGCGTACCGAGCATGCCGGCATTGAGCGGGGGAATAGCATTGATCTCTCGCTTTTTGCAGTCGGCGATCACGTCGATGTTATCGGCTGGTCAAAGGGGCGAGGATATGCTGGTGTCGTAAAACGCCATCACTTTCATGGACAGAAGGCATCACATGGTCACAAGGACCAGGAACGCATGCCTGGATCCATTGGCGCCGGCGGCGTGCAGCATGTGTTTAAAGGTAAGCGCATGGCTGGCCACATGGGAGATAGTCGCGTAACAGTAAAAAATCTCGAAGTTGTCCGTATAGATCTTGATCAGAATGTTCTCTATGTTCGAGGCGGTGTGCCAGGCAGCTTCAATGGTCTTGTTCTTATCCGTGCGGCAGGAACGATTGTGTCAAAAAAATCTTCAACGCAACCAGCTGAACAAGCGCCAACACCTTCAGTAGATACCCCGTCAGAAATGTTAGAAACGTCGGAAGCTGAAGAACAAAAACCACAAGAATAG
- the rpsS gene encoding 30S ribosomal protein S19, whose product MSRSLKKGPYIDPRLIKKMAQVKVGDKTVIKTWSRDCNIVPEMVGFTFGVHNGKDHISVHVTEQMVGHRLGEFSPTRKFVRHGGKIQKDIEQKSAQKASETAQSTMQTPKK is encoded by the coding sequence ATGTCTCGAAGTCTCAAAAAAGGCCCATATATTGATCCGCGCCTCATCAAGAAGATGGCACAGGTGAAGGTAGGTGATAAGACTGTTATTAAGACATGGTCACGTGATTGCAATATTGTTCCGGAAATGGTAGGTTTTACGTTCGGTGTACACAATGGCAAAGACCATATCTCTGTGCATGTTACCGAACAAATGGTTGGCCATCGTCTTGGCGAGTTTTCTCCAACGCGGAAATTTGTCCGTCATGGCGGTAAGATTCAAAAAGATATCGAGCAAAAATCGGCGCAAAAGGCTTCCGAAACAGCCCAGAGCACCATGCAAACGCCAAAGAAATAA
- the rplD gene encoding 50S ribosomal protein L4 has protein sequence MNEPTHKPITLDVYDISGAKVATRELQPAVFGVPMKEGLVHLAVVAQAANARTVHASTKTRGEVRGGGKKPWKQKGTGRARHGSIRSPLWRKGGITFGPRTDRNYSLKINKKARQKAMCMVLSQKVREGRLLLMDDFSNTTGKTKEALGVLQKLPIQQQNKKTPKVGVISPLGATLLNRSLRNIPTVHILPAASLNVASALNMRYLVMPLKSLEQIEQRFGTST, from the coding sequence ATGAATGAACCAACCCACAAACCAATCACGCTGGATGTCTACGATATAAGCGGCGCAAAAGTTGCAACACGCGAATTACAGCCGGCTGTGTTTGGCGTTCCCATGAAAGAAGGGCTTGTACACTTGGCCGTTGTTGCTCAAGCTGCAAATGCGCGCACTGTCCATGCATCCACAAAAACACGGGGCGAAGTTCGCGGAGGCGGCAAGAAACCATGGAAACAGAAAGGAACGGGGCGCGCGCGGCACGGTTCTATTCGATCACCATTATGGCGGAAGGGCGGCATTACGTTTGGTCCTCGAACAGATCGCAACTACAGCCTTAAGATCAATAAAAAAGCGCGACAAAAAGCGATGTGCATGGTGCTGTCGCAAAAAGTACGCGAAGGAAGATTGCTTTTGATGGATGATTTTTCAAATACTACTGGCAAAACAAAAGAGGCACTCGGTGTATTGCAGAAACTTCCGATTCAACAGCAGAACAAAAAAACTCCTAAAGTCGGCGTCATTTCTCCTTTGGGAGCCACGCTTCTCAATCGAAGTCTGCGGAATATTCCAACCGTGCACATTCTGCCGGCCGCAAGTTTGAATGTTGCTTCGGCACTCAACATGCGCTATCTTGTTATGCCGCTCAAAAGTCTTGAACAGATTGAGCAGCGTTTTGGAACATCAACCTAA
- the tuf gene encoding elongation factor Tu, whose amino-acid sequence MAGKFERTKPHVNVGTIGHVDHGKTTLTASILTVLRAKGLTASDRSVDQIDSAPEEKARGITINTAHVEYESENRHYAHVDCPGHADYIKNMITGAAQMDGAILVVSATDGPMPQTREHILLARQVGVPSIVVFLNKVDMVSDKELIDLVEEEVRDLLKKYEFPGDTTPIIRGSALKALQNPNDAESSQPIMDLMKALDEFIPEPVRDTEKPFLMPVEDIFSIEGRGTVVTGRIERGIIHVNEEVEIIGLKDTAKTVVTGVEMFNKSLDEGRAGDNAGLLLRGTKKDDVERGQVLAKPGTVTPHTEFESEVYILSKEEGGRHKPFFKGYKPQFYIRTTDVTGDITALPEGVEMVMPGDTVKMTVKLIAPVALEEKQRFAIREGGLTVGAGVVTKIVN is encoded by the coding sequence ATGGCAGGGAAATTTGAACGAACAAAACCACATGTCAATGTTGGCACCATCGGTCACGTAGACCATGGAAAAACGACCTTGACCGCTTCTATTTTGACGGTCCTTCGCGCAAAAGGCTTGACTGCGTCTGACAGGTCGGTTGATCAAATCGATTCAGCGCCGGAAGAAAAAGCGCGTGGTATTACCATTAATACAGCGCACGTCGAGTATGAGAGTGAGAACCGCCACTATGCGCATGTGGATTGTCCGGGGCATGCCGATTATATCAAAAACATGATTACGGGTGCCGCTCAGATGGACGGCGCTATTTTGGTTGTTTCAGCAACCGATGGCCCAATGCCTCAGACACGCGAACACATTCTGTTGGCGCGCCAAGTCGGTGTTCCTTCTATTGTCGTCTTTTTGAATAAAGTCGATATGGTTTCAGATAAGGAACTTATCGATCTTGTAGAGGAAGAAGTTCGCGATCTATTGAAAAAATACGAATTCCCCGGCGATACAACGCCGATCATTCGCGGTTCAGCGCTCAAAGCGCTCCAGAACCCAAATGACGCAGAGAGCTCACAGCCAATCATGGATTTAATGAAGGCGCTGGATGAGTTTATCCCCGAACCGGTACGCGATACGGAAAAACCATTCTTAATGCCTGTGGAGGATATCTTCTCAATTGAAGGACGCGGAACGGTTGTAACCGGCAGAATTGAACGCGGTATCATTCATGTTAACGAAGAAGTTGAAATCATCGGTCTTAAGGATACGGCAAAAACAGTTGTTACCGGTGTTGAAATGTTCAACAAGTCGCTTGATGAAGGTCGAGCGGGCGATAACGCAGGCTTGCTTCTCCGCGGTACCAAGAAAGATGATGTGGAACGAGGCCAAGTGCTTGCCAAGCCGGGAACCGTCACACCGCATACCGAATTCGAATCAGAAGTCTACATTCTTTCGAAAGAAGAAGGCGGGCGACATAAACCCTTTTTCAAGGGCTACAAACCGCAATTCTATATCCGCACAACTGATGTGACAGGCGATATCACTGCATTACCTGAAGGCGTTGAAATGGTTATGCCTGGCGACACTGTTAAGATGACCGTGAAATTGATTGCACCCGTTGCACTGGAAGAAAAACAGCGCTTTGCTATCCGTGAAGGCGGACTGACGGTTGGCGCCGGCGTTGTTACGAAGATTGTTAATTAA
- the rplB gene encoding 50S ribosomal protein L2 — translation MAVRIYKPTSPGRRKSSVSDFSDITKYRPEKSLIEIKKQKAGRNNQGKITVRHRGGGTKRYYRIIDFKRLRFDQFAKVIAIEYDPNRSARIALLQYDDGSKTYILVPQGLSVGDIILSSQSKVDIKVGNRLPLAHVPVGTLVHALELVPRRGAQLIRAAGTAASLMALDAGMAHVKLPSGEVRMFDQQCMATIGQVGNIDHQNIRWGKAGRMRLKGWRPSVRGKAMNPVDHPHGGGEGNQPIGLPHPKTPQGRPALGVRTRKRKKASNSLILKSRRKK, via the coding sequence ATGGCGGTAAGAATATACAAACCAACAAGTCCCGGCAGGCGCAAATCAAGTGTTTCTGACTTTTCTGATATTACCAAATATCGTCCTGAGAAATCCCTTATTGAAATTAAAAAACAGAAAGCCGGACGCAATAATCAAGGAAAAATCACCGTTCGCCACCGTGGCGGAGGAACAAAACGATACTACCGCATCATCGATTTCAAACGCTTGCGATTCGATCAATTTGCAAAAGTTATTGCCATAGAATATGATCCAAATCGTTCAGCACGTATTGCATTGTTGCAATACGACGACGGCAGTAAAACATATATTCTTGTCCCGCAAGGGTTGTCCGTAGGAGATATAATTCTTTCATCACAGTCAAAAGTAGATATCAAAGTGGGGAATCGGTTGCCATTGGCACATGTGCCGGTGGGTACGCTTGTGCACGCGCTCGAACTCGTTCCACGTCGCGGTGCGCAGCTTATCCGTGCCGCAGGTACAGCCGCTTCTCTTATGGCCCTTGATGCCGGCATGGCGCATGTCAAACTGCCTTCCGGTGAGGTTCGAATGTTCGATCAGCAGTGCATGGCGACAATCGGTCAAGTAGGCAATATCGATCATCAGAATATCCGATGGGGTAAAGCCGGACGCATGCGCCTCAAAGGTTGGCGCCCCTCTGTTCGAGGTAAGGCAATGAATCCCGTTGACCATCCTCATGGCGGTGGTGAAGGCAATCAGCCTATTGGCTTGCCGCATCCAAAGACGCCTCAGGGTCGCCCTGCGTTGGGTGTGAGAACGCGCAAAAGAAAGAAGGCATCAAATTCACTTATTCTCAAAAGCCGAAGAAAGAAATAA
- the rpsJ gene encoding 30S ribosomal protein S10, producing MEPKAKDKANDEKPRIRIKLRAYDHKIIDQSAQSIIEAASRSGATVKGPIPLPTEKNKYTVLKSSFIRKDARDQYEMRTHKRLIDIVDPTAKTTDMLTNLSLPAGVFLEIKML from the coding sequence ATCGAACCGAAAGCAAAGGATAAAGCAAATGATGAGAAGCCAAGAATCCGCATCAAGCTTCGCGCATACGATCACAAGATCATCGATCAATCTGCGCAGAGCATTATTGAGGCGGCAAGCCGCAGTGGCGCTACAGTGAAGGGTCCCATTCCGCTTCCGACAGAGAAGAATAAGTACACCGTCCTCAAGTCTTCATTTATAAGAAAAGATGCGCGCGACCAGTATGAAATGCGCACTCACAAACGACTCATAGATATTGTTGATCCGACAGCTAAAACCACCGACATGCTGACAAATCTGAGCCTTCCGGCAGGCGTTTTTCTTGAGATCAAAATGCTTTGA
- the rplV gene encoding 50S ribosomal protein L22 → MEVTAKTRNLRMSARKVRLVADSIRGLDATTALARLHVIAKASRVPLEKLVLSALANAEHNFRLDKNLLFIKKIAVDEGMALKRWRARAYGRAAPIRKHSCHITIVLDERAGAAKKQAAKKTSGKKGKTMSATVDVAHDTPKAENSPTQKNMKADSEGHAPESLDPRRLGKHRNQQNTDRKELHAKKGFVKTFFNRKSGS, encoded by the coding sequence ATGGAAGTTACAGCAAAAACACGCAATCTGAGAATGTCGGCACGAAAAGTGCGTCTTGTCGCGGATTCAATCCGAGGACTTGACGCCACCACTGCGCTTGCCAGGCTTCATGTGATTGCAAAAGCGAGCCGCGTGCCTCTCGAAAAGCTTGTATTATCGGCATTGGCAAATGCTGAGCATAACTTTCGTTTGGATAAGAACTTACTTTTTATTAAGAAGATTGCCGTAGATGAGGGCATGGCATTGAAGCGATGGCGGGCCCGCGCATATGGCAGAGCAGCTCCTATCAGAAAACATTCATGCCATATCACAATCGTATTGGATGAGCGCGCAGGTGCTGCAAAGAAACAAGCAGCCAAGAAAACAAGCGGTAAAAAAGGAAAAACCATGTCAGCAACAGTTGATGTGGCACACGACACTCCTAAGGCTGAGAATTCTCCGACGCAAAAAAATATGAAAGCTGACAGTGAGGGACACGCACCGGAAAGTCTCGATCCTCGAAGGCTTGGCAAACATCGCAATCAGCAAAATACCGACAGAAAAGAATTGCATGCAAAAAAAGGTTTTGTAAAAACATTCTTCAACCGCAAAAGCGGATCATAA